A genome region from Carassius gibelio isolate Cgi1373 ecotype wild population from Czech Republic chromosome A23, carGib1.2-hapl.c, whole genome shotgun sequence includes the following:
- the LOC127944795 gene encoding calcium-binding and coiled-coil domain-containing protein 1-like, with protein sequence MEKTWGVEFRNVGSCYFPQSRVDCHYTINPQHTWASNDWIGLFKVGWTSVKDYHTFVWAVAPSSYKEGTSVNCCVNFQASYLPGPSAQQYQFVYVDGREEVCSRSPAFTFSAPKPLEELVTLEEEGQGEEVGEDMLLVIPRAQLLQRRLQECLKERAQLLQALEAADQNVEREKGRRERDRSSWEQSRKELDRKIGELKEEVREYREKVEEMKKQQKEVEDLGEALTEEKRALLAQKEANEQRIRELEEDIKVLTQRGLERETDLERMRERAKKAAAQKKADEDEHKNQKLKMDQTEKELHSLSAEFQSLRSSLAQRDTHALQLRDTINTLTHKLNSAHRKEAASEVALSELRSVQERLNMSERCVETLRGELRDMVAQRDTAHAELHQARLQAAQLTLQLADASLALREGRANWAQERETLQQNAQKEKVRLERLNDEIQQKEEMLQEARMEREKAVVELGREKDCNRVQLSETRRELQELKASLRVAQKEKEQLQTEIQEVMEYSRQLERRLEVLSDSKWSETVLLQSSHAESPLLSDSEDENPEALQDAHSSGPLNHYSLCEQPHADLLLPATPPPSPRHPSGMDMVVISQPAPLSSPHQPSAHTHAHSSESEEEYEAALSGGHSSGEETALLLPDNRDTTLGDLTESPLW encoded by the exons ATGGAGAAGACATGGGGGGTGGAGTTTCGAAATGTTGGAAGTTGCTACTTTCCTCAGAGCAGAGTGGACTGCCACTACACCATCAACCCACAGCACACATGGGCCAGTAATGACTGGATTGGACTGTTTAAG GTTGGCTGGACATCAGTCAAGGACTACCATACGTTTGTGTGGGCAGTAGCTCCATCCAGCTACAAAGAGGGGACCTCTGTCAACTGCTGTGTTAATTTCCAAG CTTCGTACCTACCAGGGCCTAGTGCTCAACAGTACCAGTTTGTGTATGTGGATGGAAGAGAAGAGGTTTGTTCTCGCAGCCCTGCCTTCACCTTCTCAGCCCCAAAGCCCCTAGAGGAGCTGGTGACTCTGGAAGAGGAGGGTCAGGGGGAGGAAGTGGGCGAGGACATGTTGCTGGTCATTCCTAGAGCCCAGCTGCTGCAG AGACGTCTGCAGGAGTGTTTGAAGGAGCGTGCCCAGTTGCTCCAGGCTCTGGAAGCAGCAGACCAGAACGTGGAGAGGGAGAAAGgcaggagagaaagagacagaagctCCTGGGAGCAGAGCCGCAAGGAGCTGGACAGGAAGATCGGCGAGCTGAAGGAGGAAGTGAGAGAATATAGGGAGAAAGTAGAAGAGATGAAGAAGCAGCAGAAG GAAGTTGAGGATTTAGGTGAAGCCCTGACAGAGGAGAAGAGAGCCCTGCTGGCTCAAAAAGAAGCTAATGAGCAGCGAATCAGAGAGCTAGAGGAGGACATTAAAGTACTGACCCAGAGAGGCCTGGAGAGAGAGACTGACCTAGAAAG GATGAGGGAACGGGCCAAGAAAGCAGCAGCTCAAAAGAAGGCAGATGAAGATGAACACAAGAACCAGAAG TTAAAGATGGATCAAACAGAGAAGGAGCTGCACAGTCTGTCAGCAGAGTTCCAGAGTCTGAGAAGCTCGCTGGCCCAGAGAGATACACACGCCCTTCAGCTACGAGACACCATCAACACCCTCACGCACAAACTCAACAGCGCTCACAGGAAGGAG GCAGccagtgaagtggctttaagtgAACTCCGGAGTGTTCAAGAGCGTCTGAACATGAGTGAACGCTGCGTGGAGACTCTGAGGGGGGAGCTGAGAGACATGGTCGCTCAGAGGGACACCGCACATGCCGAACTTCATCAGGCCCGTCTTCAGGCCGCACAGCTCACACTTCAGCTGGCAGATGCCAGTCTGGCTCTGAGAGAGGGAAGGGCTAACTGGGCGCAGGAGAGAGAGACCCTGCAGCAGAATGCACAG AAGGAAAAGGTGCGTTTGGAACGTCTAAATGATGAGATTCAGCAGAAGGAGGAGATGTTGCAAGAGGCAAGGATGGAAAGAGAGAAAGCAGTGGTGGAGCTGGGACGAGAGAAAGACTGCAATCGG GTTCAGCTAAGCGAGACTCGTCGTGAGCTGCAGGAGCTGAAGGCCAGTCTCAGGGTGGCTCAGAAAGAAAAGGAGCAGCTGCAGACAGAAATACAG GAAGTGATGGAGTACAGCCGTCAGCTGGAGAGAAGGCTGGAGGTGCTGAGTGATTCTAAATGGAGTGAGACGGTGCTGCTGCAGAGCA GTCATGCAGAAAGCCCACTGCTTTCTGATTCTGAGGATGAGAACCCAGAGGCTTTGCAGGACGCACACTCTTCTGGTCCTCTGAACCACTATAGTCTGTGTGAGCAGCCCCATGCTGACCTGCTTCTCCCGGCCACCCCTCCACCTTCTCCTAGACACCCCTCGGGAATGGACATGGTGGTCATCAGCCAACCTGCACCCCTCTCATCTCCACATCAGCCCAGtgctcacacacacgctcacagctCTGAGTCG GAGGAAGAGTACGAGGCCGCTCTGTCAGGAGGGCACAGCTCTGGAGAGGAGACAGCTCTTCTCCTCCCTGACAACAGAGACACTACCCTCGG AGATCTGACAGAGAGTCCCTTGTGGTGA